From the genome of Fusobacterium perfoetens, one region includes:
- a CDS encoding D-Ala-D-Ala carboxypeptidase family metallohydrolase, translating to MKKVLLAVLLIFLFTGCTVVKKRNNYKISKHFTFYEATNSRTAKKYGVKNYPGRGDFKTIKYTAGRMEKIRNIVGQPLTINSWYRSPNLNRIIGGSTTSAHRDGLAVDFTIKGNARIAFDRIRRSGYSFDQMIYYKKRNYVHISFRKNKRTERKQTFIKRH from the coding sequence ATGAAAAAAGTACTGCTTGCAGTTTTATTAATTTTTTTATTTACAGGGTGTACAGTTGTAAAAAAAAGAAATAATTATAAAATTTCAAAACATTTTACTTTTTATGAAGCAACAAACAGCAGAACAGCTAAAAAATATGGGGTAAAGAATTATCCAGGAAGAGGAGATTTTAAAACTATAAAATATACAGCAGGGCGTATGGAAAAAATAAGAAATATTGTAGGACAGCCTCTTACAATAAACAGCTGGTATAGAAGTCCCAATCTTAACAGGATAATTGGAGGGAGCACAACATCAGCTCACAGAGACGGTCTTGCAGTTGATTTTACAATAAAAGGAAATGCAAGAATAGCTTTTGACAGGATAAGGAGATCAGGATATAGTTTTGATCAGATGATTTATTATAAAAAAAGAAATTATGTGCATATTTCATTTAGAAAAAATAAAAGAACAGAAAGAAAACAGACTTTTATAAAAAGACATTAA
- a CDS encoding recombinase family protein gives MKKAIGYVRVSSDKQVKEGGGLEVQKKAIIQFCEKQDIKLLDIFSDEGISGAEDIEKREGLAQCFAYIRKNKEEVKYVIVQKLDRFARDTILLGYLEFELKKCNCELLAADQKFNNDPSGKLMKDIISAFAAFEKNMINMRTSSGKKNKIEKRLFTGGKIPLGYKIVGNDFIQIDEKTAPIIKCIFVLRNKNFSYRKISRYIENVFCVPMHHTKVKYILSNKAYIGELSQEKKYHIPITPLITKEEFYKANSSVRVHKDIK, from the coding sequence ATGAAAAAAGCTATAGGTTATGTCCGTGTATCCAGTGATAAGCAGGTAAAAGAAGGAGGCGGGCTTGAAGTTCAAAAAAAAGCAATTATTCAATTTTGTGAAAAACAAGATATCAAACTCTTAGATATCTTTTCAGATGAGGGAATTTCAGGTGCAGAAGATATTGAAAAAAGAGAAGGGCTTGCCCAGTGCTTTGCATATATCAGAAAAAATAAAGAAGAAGTAAAATATGTTATAGTTCAAAAGCTTGATAGATTTGCAAGAGATACTATTCTTCTAGGGTATCTTGAATTTGAATTAAAAAAATGCAACTGTGAACTTTTAGCTGCAGATCAAAAATTCAACAACGATCCTTCTGGAAAATTGATGAAAGATATTATCAGTGCTTTTGCTGCATTTGAAAAAAATATGATTAATATGAGAACTTCAAGTGGTAAAAAAAATAAAATTGAAAAAAGACTCTTTACTGGAGGTAAAATTCCTCTTGGCTATAAAATAGTTGGAAACGATTTTATACAAATTGATGAAAAAACAGCTCCTATTATTAAATGTATTTTTGTTTTAAGAAATAAAAATTTTTCTTATAGAAAAATATCAAGATACATAGAAAATGTTTTCTGTGTGCCAATGCATCATACAAAAGTAAAATACATACTTTCAAATAAAGCATATATAGGAGAACTTTCTCAAGAAAAGAAATATCATATACCTATTACTCCTTTAATTACCAAAGAAGAATTTTATAAAGCAAATTCTTCTGTCCGTGTTCATAAGGATATAAAATAA
- the metH gene encoding methionine synthase — protein MNFTILKKELEKRILVLDGATGTAIQKYNLSDTDFLGKKGCSEILNITRPDIIKEIHLNYMKAGADIIETNSFNCNSISLSEYNLAEKSYEFSKISASIACEAVKNFSEISGKKIWIAGSVGPTSKSASIPTGDIPYEREISFDELKNSYSDQIRGLIDGGADIILIETIFDGLNAKAALIATEEIFEEKNKFFPVMISATVNKQGKLLSGQSIESLITALDREYIISFGLNCSFGAKDLVPLIKKLSSFTDKYISLYPNAGLPDENGEYKETPEITAEFLKELVEEKAVNILGGCCGTHFGHIKAISKLVSGKEPRKPSLSLKKTHLLSGNEIYSFKDRFTPVGERNNVAGSKIFKKLIEEKNYTKALEIARTQIEKGAAVIDINMDDGLLISHEEIEKYLRVIQNDPLASKVPVMIDSSDFKTIETALKNTAGKSIVNSISLKEGEEIFRKKALIIKKYGAAVIAMAFDEKGQGVSYERKIEICSRSYKILKELGFNDWDIIFDPNILAVGTGSESDRFNGINYIKAVCWIKENLKCGGVVGGLSNLSFSFRGNNALRASIHSVFLKTAKKEGMNFAIMNSGESAPELSEHEISVIEKLLRGEENSLDEILSLSVKKTDTVKKENLEDNFYNRIHKALIYGGSTSFENDISEALNTFSPIEVIQNILMPGMEKVGSMFEKGELYLPQLIRSASVMNKAVDIITPLLAGNEKIQSKGKIIMATVEGDVHDIGKNITGTVLKCSGFEIIDLGVMVSKEKIFETAVKEKADVVTLSGLISPSLKEMEKVLNLFNENSLNIPVIIAGAAASMLHTSIKLAPIYRNKTLYAADALDTLTAAEMLCSDKKDNFLKEKADELNKIAKIYYDNNKNKSIENKPSAEGSNDKFLSPVSSPLKTGKDFIEFSIKDTEPFIKYGLIFHNLKVKDTKEEKEVEKDIKMILDTMKKEKLTVKCSFGIFPCKKNEDSITITENQKNFSIPLKRGIYKPQSTSLSLSDFFNKEDYIGAFTISVFSNFFKDNDYLSLLETLVLTRIAEAGAECLQKYIDKNLWKINIRPVPGYPSLPDHSIKKTIFDLIEGERTGATLTSSFAMTPLSSVCGLYVSNPKSFYFNLD, from the coding sequence ATGAATTTCACAATTTTAAAAAAAGAACTTGAAAAAAGAATACTTGTCCTTGATGGTGCAACAGGAACTGCTATACAAAAGTATAATCTAAGTGATACAGATTTTCTTGGAAAAAAAGGGTGCAGTGAAATTCTAAACATTACAAGACCAGATATTATTAAAGAAATACACCTTAATTATATGAAAGCTGGAGCAGATATTATTGAAACAAATTCATTTAATTGTAACAGTATCTCTCTTTCTGAATATAATTTAGCTGAAAAATCTTATGAATTTTCAAAAATATCAGCTTCTATTGCCTGTGAAGCTGTAAAAAATTTCTCAGAAATTTCAGGGAAAAAAATATGGATTGCAGGATCTGTAGGTCCTACAAGTAAAAGTGCTTCTATTCCTACTGGAGATATTCCCTATGAAAGAGAAATATCTTTTGATGAACTAAAGAATTCTTACTCTGATCAAATAAGAGGGCTTATTGATGGAGGAGCAGACATTATTCTTATAGAAACTATATTTGATGGACTTAATGCAAAAGCTGCCCTTATAGCTACAGAAGAAATTTTTGAAGAAAAAAATAAATTTTTTCCTGTTATGATTTCAGCTACTGTAAATAAACAAGGAAAGCTTCTTTCAGGACAGAGTATTGAATCTCTTATAACAGCCCTTGACAGAGAATATATTATCTCTTTTGGACTTAACTGTTCCTTTGGAGCAAAAGATCTTGTTCCTCTTATTAAAAAGTTAAGTTCTTTTACAGATAAATATATATCTCTTTATCCAAATGCAGGACTTCCTGATGAAAATGGAGAGTACAAAGAAACTCCTGAAATAACAGCTGAATTTTTAAAAGAACTTGTTGAAGAAAAAGCTGTTAATATTCTTGGAGGCTGCTGTGGGACACATTTTGGACACATTAAGGCTATATCAAAACTTGTTTCTGGAAAAGAACCTAGAAAACCTAGTCTTTCATTAAAGAAAACTCATCTTCTTTCAGGAAATGAAATTTACTCTTTTAAAGACAGATTTACACCTGTAGGGGAAAGGAATAATGTTGCTGGTTCAAAAATTTTTAAAAAGCTGATAGAAGAAAAAAATTATACTAAAGCTCTTGAAATTGCCCGTACTCAAATTGAAAAAGGAGCAGCTGTTATTGATATAAACATGGACGACGGACTTCTTATTTCACACGAAGAAATAGAAAAATATTTAAGAGTTATTCAAAATGATCCTCTTGCTTCAAAAGTCCCTGTTATGATTGATTCTTCTGATTTTAAAACTATTGAAACTGCACTTAAAAATACAGCAGGGAAATCTATAGTAAATTCCATAAGTCTTAAAGAAGGGGAAGAAATTTTTAGAAAAAAGGCTCTTATTATTAAAAAATATGGTGCTGCTGTTATTGCTATGGCTTTTGATGAAAAGGGACAAGGAGTTTCTTATGAAAGAAAAATAGAAATATGCAGTCGTTCATACAAAATATTAAAAGAACTTGGATTTAATGACTGGGATATTATTTTTGATCCTAATATTCTTGCTGTAGGAACTGGAAGTGAATCTGATAGATTTAATGGAATAAACTATATAAAAGCTGTATGCTGGATTAAAGAGAATCTAAAATGTGGAGGCGTTGTAGGAGGACTTAGTAATCTTTCTTTCTCTTTCAGAGGAAATAATGCTCTTCGTGCTTCAATTCATTCTGTATTTCTTAAAACAGCTAAAAAAGAAGGAATGAATTTTGCTATAATGAATTCAGGTGAGTCTGCTCCTGAACTTTCAGAACATGAAATATCTGTTATTGAAAAACTTTTAAGAGGAGAAGAAAACAGTCTTGATGAAATACTTTCACTTTCAGTTAAAAAAACTGATACTGTAAAAAAAGAAAATCTTGAAGATAATTTTTATAACAGAATACATAAGGCTCTTATATATGGAGGAAGCACTTCATTTGAAAATGACATCTCAGAAGCATTAAATACTTTTTCCCCTATTGAAGTAATTCAGAATATCCTTATGCCTGGAATGGAAAAAGTAGGAAGTATGTTTGAAAAAGGAGAACTTTATCTTCCACAGCTTATTCGTTCAGCAAGTGTTATGAATAAAGCAGTTGATATTATAACCCCTCTTCTTGCAGGAAATGAAAAAATCCAGTCTAAAGGAAAAATTATTATGGCAACTGTAGAAGGAGATGTGCATGATATAGGAAAAAATATAACAGGAACAGTTTTAAAATGCAGTGGCTTTGAAATTATAGATTTAGGAGTTATGGTTTCAAAAGAAAAAATATTTGAAACTGCAGTAAAAGAAAAAGCTGATGTTGTAACTTTAAGTGGGCTTATTAGTCCTTCTCTTAAAGAAATGGAAAAAGTTCTTAATCTTTTTAATGAAAATAGTCTAAATATTCCTGTTATTATTGCAGGGGCAGCTGCTTCAATGCTTCATACCTCTATAAAACTTGCACCTATTTATAGAAATAAAACTTTATATGCAGCTGATGCTCTTGATACACTTACTGCAGCTGAAATGTTATGTTCTGATAAAAAAGATAATTTTCTTAAAGAAAAAGCTGATGAACTTAATAAGATTGCAAAAATATATTATGATAATAATAAAAATAAAAGTATAGAAAATAAACCTTCAGCTGAAGGTTCAAATGATAAATTTTTAAGTCCTGTTTCTTCTCCTTTAAAAACAGGAAAAGATTTCATTGAATTTTCTATTAAAGATACAGAACCTTTTATTAAATACGGACTTATTTTTCATAATCTTAAAGTAAAAGATACAAAAGAAGAAAAAGAAGTAGAAAAAGATATTAAAATGATCTTAGATACAATGAAAAAAGAAAAACTTACTGTTAAATGCTCCTTTGGTATTTTTCCATGTAAAAAAAATGAAGACAGTATTACAATCACAGAAAATCAAAAGAATTTTTCTATTCCTTTAAAAAGAGGAATCTATAAACCTCAGAGCACTTCTCTTTCTTTAAGTGATTTTTTCAATAAAGAAGATTATATAGGAGCATTTACTATTTCTGTTTTCAGTAATTTTTTTAAAGATAATGATTATTTAAGTCTTTTAGAGACTCTTGTTCTTACAAGAATAGCTGAAGCAGGAGCAGAATGTCTTCAAAAATACATTGATAAAAATTTATGGAAAATAAATATAAGACCTGTACCTGGATATCCTTCTCTTCCTGACCATTCAATAAAAAAAACTATTTTTGATTTAATTGAAGGAGAAAGAACTGGAGCAACACTTACTTCCTCTTTTGCAATGACACCTTTAAGCAGTGTCTGTGGATTATATGTTTCAAATCCTAAAAGTTTTTATTTTAATTTAGATTAA
- the metF gene encoding methylenetetrahydrofolate reductase [NAD(P)H], whose amino-acid sequence MKIANLFTKKKPTVSFEVFPPNEIYSLDEVYKVIDELAKLKPDFISVTYGAGGTSRGRTVEIASKIKNKNHIEALAHLTCIGAETSEINNILEELKKNNIENILALRGDYPKDCTDFKNGDFAHASDLVKFLKEKTSFSVGGAYYPEGHQDTNDLLDLFNLKTKVDSGTDFLISQIFFDNEQFYQFRDKLKKLNINIPLIAGIMPVTNAKQIRKITSMCGCSIPEKLRKILDRYESNPKALKEAGIAYATEQIIDLIASDIDGIHIYTMNKVETAKKIMDSIENIRAEFEEAV is encoded by the coding sequence ATGAAAATTGCTAATCTTTTTACAAAGAAAAAACCAACTGTTTCATTTGAGGTATTTCCACCAAATGAAATATATTCTCTTGATGAAGTCTATAAAGTTATAGATGAACTTGCAAAACTTAAACCTGATTTTATAAGTGTAACTTATGGAGCTGGAGGAACTTCAAGGGGAAGAACTGTTGAAATTGCTTCAAAAATTAAAAATAAAAATCATATAGAAGCACTTGCACATCTTACATGTATAGGTGCTGAAACTTCTGAAATTAATAATATTCTTGAAGAACTTAAAAAAAATAATATAGAAAATATTCTAGCATTAAGAGGAGATTATCCTAAAGACTGCACTGATTTTAAAAATGGAGATTTTGCACATGCAAGTGACCTTGTAAAATTTCTAAAAGAAAAAACTTCTTTCTCTGTAGGAGGAGCATATTATCCTGAAGGACATCAAGATACAAATGATTTGCTTGATCTTTTTAATCTTAAAACAAAAGTTGATTCTGGAACTGATTTCTTAATATCACAAATATTTTTTGACAACGAACAGTTTTATCAATTCAGAGACAAATTAAAAAAATTAAATATAAATATTCCTCTTATTGCTGGAATTATGCCTGTTACAAATGCAAAACAAATAAGAAAAATAACATCTATGTGTGGATGCTCTATCCCAGAAAAATTAAGAAAAATTCTTGATAGATATGAAAGCAATCCAAAAGCTCTTAAGGAAGCTGGAATAGCCTATGCAACAGAACAAATTATAGATCTTATAGCCTCTGATATTGATGGAATTCATATTTATACTATGAATAAAGTTGAAACAGCCAAAAAAATTATGGACAGTATAGAAAATATCAGAGCTGAGTTTGAGGAGGCTGTATAA
- a CDS encoding MATE family efflux transporter gives MLKYVKEILKLALPAVGEMVLYMLIWIFDTMMVGHYGGQAGVSSVALSSELLYTFINILMGMGLSIAMTSIVARAMGNKNVVLAKSYANQGIKIGIFISSVVTVTFFIFAENILSAANAEGEILKTAVSYMRICCSGMFFYMCANMLNGIFRGCKDTKTPLYGAAVMNVVNLTFDYLLIFGKFGFPEMGIRGAAAATAGAQILYFVFIFTQRNKLPFKISLSEKINFKEMKELIKLAVPSAMQEGASSISRLLGIMMVMSLGSLAFSANQITVTIESISFMPGWGFSLACTALVGHSIGEKNFRQAKNYANTSAIISAFVMGFFSIIFLIFSEELVSLFIKKEEAEVIRLGSQCLMIGAAQQIPMAVDMVLAGALKGSGDTKTPFKVAFICNWFIRLPLMYYFIYVKKMPITYFWIITVVQWFIEAGILIYKYRKKFKAMIQKNELK, from the coding sequence ATGTTGAAATATGTAAAAGAAATATTAAAATTAGCACTTCCTGCTGTTGGTGAAATGGTGCTTTATATGCTTATATGGATTTTTGATACAATGATGGTAGGACATTATGGGGGGCAGGCAGGAGTATCTTCTGTAGCTCTTAGCTCTGAACTTTTATATACTTTTATAAATATTCTTATGGGAATGGGACTTTCAATAGCAATGACTTCAATAGTTGCAAGGGCTATGGGAAATAAAAATGTAGTTCTTGCTAAAAGCTATGCAAATCAAGGAATAAAGATAGGAATATTTATTTCTTCAGTTGTTACAGTTACTTTTTTTATTTTTGCTGAAAATATTTTAAGTGCAGCAAATGCAGAAGGTGAAATTTTAAAAACAGCTGTTTCATATATGAGGATTTGTTGCAGTGGAATGTTTTTTTATATGTGTGCCAATATGCTCAATGGAATTTTTAGAGGATGTAAAGATACTAAGACTCCTCTTTATGGGGCTGCTGTAATGAATGTTGTAAATTTAACCTTTGATTATCTGTTGATTTTTGGAAAATTTGGTTTTCCTGAAATGGGGATAAGAGGAGCAGCAGCTGCAACTGCAGGAGCTCAGATTTTATATTTTGTTTTTATTTTTACTCAAAGAAATAAACTTCCTTTTAAAATATCTTTGTCAGAAAAAATAAATTTTAAAGAAATGAAAGAGCTTATAAAACTTGCAGTTCCTTCTGCAATGCAGGAAGGAGCATCTAGTATTTCAAGGCTTCTTGGAATTATGATGGTTATGAGTTTAGGAAGTTTGGCTTTTTCAGCAAATCAGATAACAGTAACTATAGAAAGCATTTCATTTATGCCAGGATGGGGATTTTCTCTAGCTTGTACTGCACTTGTGGGACATAGTATAGGGGAAAAGAATTTTAGACAGGCCAAAAACTATGCAAATACTTCAGCTATTATTTCTGCATTTGTAATGGGATTTTTTAGTATAATATTTCTTATATTTTCAGAAGAACTTGTATCTTTGTTTATAAAAAAAGAAGAAGCAGAAGTTATAAGACTTGGAAGCCAATGCCTTATGATTGGAGCAGCACAGCAGATTCCTATGGCTGTTGATATGGTTCTTGCAGGAGCTTTAAAGGGAAGTGGAGACACGAAAACTCCTTTTAAAGTGGCTTTTATATGTAACTGGTTTATAAGACTGCCTCTTATGTATTACTTTATCTATGTGAAAAAAATGCCAATCACATATTTTTGGATTATCACTGTTGTTCAATGGTTTATAGAAGCAGGTATTCTTATTTATAAATATAGAAAAAAATTTAAAGCAATGATACAAAAAAATGAACTAAAATGA
- a CDS encoding LA_2272 family surface repeat-containing protein: MNLKLLTAGAILASTVSFGAVKPAQFSVLPGVQFGATKYDSVANFSFNLLGAENQNVSGLDVSLVGYRQVNGNFSGFHVALFGFEAFRVNGNMNGVSLALWNDVHGNLNGGTIGVVNTTDGNAVFNLGGVNVTRGEATVQLGFVNYAETTKGLQFGFVNATKNLEGVQVGFVNYAANGVLPVLPIVNFRKSF; encoded by the coding sequence ATGAATTTAAAATTATTAACAGCTGGAGCTATACTTGCTTCAACAGTATCTTTTGGAGCTGTAAAACCTGCTCAGTTTTCTGTTCTTCCTGGAGTTCAGTTTGGAGCAACTAAATATGATTCTGTAGCAAACTTCAGTTTTAACCTTTTAGGAGCAGAAAACCAAAATGTTTCAGGTCTTGATGTTTCTTTAGTTGGATACAGACAAGTAAATGGAAATTTCAGTGGTTTCCATGTTGCTTTATTTGGATTTGAGGCTTTCAGAGTAAATGGAAATATGAATGGAGTTTCTCTTGCACTTTGGAATGATGTTCATGGAAATTTAAATGGAGGAACAATAGGTGTAGTTAACACAACAGATGGTAATGCTGTATTTAATCTTGGAGGAGTCAATGTAACAAGAGGAGAGGCTACTGTTCAGCTTGGTTTTGTAAACTATGCAGAAACTACAAAAGGTCTTCAATTTGGTTTTGTAAATGCTACAAAAAATCTTGAAGGTGTTCAGGTAGGATTTGTAAACTATGCTGCAAATGGAGTGCTTCCTGTTCTTCCAATAGTAAACTTTAGAAAATCATTCTAA
- a CDS encoding tRNA lysidine(34) synthetase: MVLDSLRTSYRKKIWRKFIKAVNDFNLIEDGDRIAVGVSGGKDSLLLCKLFQELKRDKSKNFEVAFISMNPGFEAIDIEQFQKNLEILNIPCEIFNSDVWRIAFEQDPDNPCFLCAKMRRGVLYKKVEELGFNKLALGHHFDDIVETALINMFYAGTIKTMIPKVPSTSGRLAVIRPMAYVKEADIISFVKRNGIKAMGCGCPVESGKVDSKRREIKLLLKDLEEKNPNIKQSIFNSLKNINIDYVMGYTKGNKEKQGGSL; this comes from the coding sequence ATGGTTCTTGATAGTTTAAGAACTTCATATAGAAAGAAAATATGGAGAAAATTTATAAAAGCTGTAAATGATTTTAATCTTATAGAAGATGGAGATAGGATAGCAGTAGGAGTTTCAGGGGGAAAAGACAGTCTTCTTTTGTGTAAACTTTTTCAAGAACTAAAAAGAGATAAAAGTAAAAATTTTGAAGTGGCTTTTATATCTATGAATCCGGGTTTTGAAGCTATAGATATAGAACAGTTTCAGAAAAATTTAGAAATTCTTAATATTCCTTGTGAAATTTTTAATTCAGATGTATGGAGAATAGCTTTTGAACAAGATCCTGATAATCCTTGCTTTTTATGTGCTAAGATGAGAAGAGGAGTACTTTATAAAAAGGTTGAGGAATTAGGATTTAATAAACTTGCACTTGGTCATCATTTTGATGATATAGTTGAAACAGCTCTTATAAATATGTTTTATGCAGGAACGATAAAAACAATGATTCCAAAAGTTCCATCAACAAGTGGAAGACTTGCAGTAATAAGACCTATGGCTTATGTAAAAGAAGCAGATATTATTTCTTTTGTAAAAAGAAATGGGATAAAAGCTATGGGCTGTGGCTGCCCTGTTGAATCAGGAAAAGTTGATTCAAAAAGAAGAGAGATAAAACTTCTTTTAAAAGATTTAGAAGAGAAAAATCCAAATATAAAACAAAGTATATTTAACTCTCTTAAAAATATAAACATTGATTATGTTATGGGGTATACAAAAGGAAATAAGGAAAAACAGGGAGGAAGTTTGTGA
- a CDS encoding tRNA 2-thiocytidine biosynthesis TtcA family protein, which produces MIKIKNIRELHGKEEENYKFSVVESTEKNIVVIENKKEKINIEIEYNPFNTISVFEKIKKLTEIKIVTEELNEREILSYIQSKGYDKVLWNPIGKAMHQFNMIEDGDKIAVGVSGGKDSLVTLNAFVRVKKIAKIDFEIIPIHIHPKQDQADCSEIKEYCRKLGLELKVIETNLDDMLFGETKEKNPCFLCGRIRRGILYRVMKEEGINKLALGHHKDDIIETFLMNILYQGNRNIMRPSYISEEHGVKIIRPLAYVEEKNIISYARKLSLPIMKSKCPYETSEDSKRLKIKNMIKEFSLENNDIRSVIMNSIKDLF; this is translated from the coding sequence GTGATAAAAATAAAAAATATAAGAGAACTTCATGGAAAAGAAGAAGAAAATTACAAATTTTCAGTTGTAGAAAGTACAGAAAAAAATATTGTTGTTATTGAAAATAAAAAAGAAAAAATAAATATAGAGATAGAATATAATCCTTTTAATACTATCAGTGTTTTTGAAAAAATAAAAAAATTAACAGAAATAAAAATTGTGACAGAGGAACTTAATGAAAGAGAAATTCTTTCATATATTCAATCAAAGGGATATGATAAAGTTTTATGGAATCCAATAGGAAAAGCTATGCACCAATTTAATATGATAGAAGATGGGGATAAAATAGCAGTAGGAGTTTCAGGAGGAAAAGACAGCCTTGTAACTCTTAATGCTTTTGTAAGAGTAAAAAAAATAGCGAAAATAGATTTTGAAATTATTCCAATCCACATACATCCTAAACAAGATCAGGCAGATTGCTCTGAAATAAAAGAATATTGCAGAAAATTAGGGCTTGAACTTAAAGTTATAGAAACTAATCTTGATGATATGCTTTTTGGTGAAACAAAAGAAAAAAATCCTTGCTTTTTATGTGGAAGAATAAGGAGAGGGATTTTATACAGAGTAATGAAAGAGGAAGGAATAAATAAACTTGCTCTGGGACATCATAAAGATGATATAATAGAAACTTTTCTTATGAATATTTTATATCAAGGAAACAGAAATATTATGAGACCTTCATATATATCAGAGGAACATGGAGTAAAAATAATAAGACCTCTTGCCTATGTTGAGGAAAAAAATATTATAAGTTATGCAAGAAAACTTTCACTTCCTATTATGAAATCAAAATGTCCTTACGAAACAAGTGAGGATTCAAAAAGACTGAAAATAAAAAATATGATAAAGGAATTTTCTTTAGAAAATAATGACATTAGAAGCGTTATAATGAACAGTATAAAGGATTTATTTTAA
- a CDS encoding FeoA domain-containing protein — protein sequence MLVPLAFAEQNKYFTIKNINGNSKDKTVLAEKGICCGGKICLMRNMNNNFVVKTGQCQYIIGFGFAKDIMVE from the coding sequence ATGTTAGTTCCATTAGCTTTTGCAGAACAAAACAAATATTTTACAATAAAAAACATAAATGGAAATTCTAAAGATAAAACTGTCTTAGCAGAAAAAGGAATATGTTGTGGTGGGAAAATTTGCCTTATGAGAAATATGAACAATAATTTTGTTGTAAAGACAGGGCAGTGTCAATATATAATAGGTTTCGGATTTGCCAAAGACATTATGGTAGAATAA
- a CDS encoding FeoA family protein → MKLNELKRGEKAKIIKIGKIGELKKRLVDMGVTAGEIILLERDAPLGDPQEFRIKENGIAIRKEDSANIEIELIK, encoded by the coding sequence ATGAAACTTAATGAGTTAAAAAGAGGAGAAAAAGCCAAAATTATAAAAATAGGAAAAATTGGTGAGCTAAAAAAAAGGCTTGTAGATATGGGGGTAACAGCTGGTGAAATAATTCTTCTTGAAAGAGACGCACCTCTTGGAGATCCTCAAGAATTCCGTATTAAAGAAAATGGTATTGCCATAAGAAAAGAAGATTCAGCAAATATAGAAATAGAACTTATAAAATAA